In Hippoglossus stenolepis isolate QCI-W04-F060 chromosome 13, HSTE1.2, whole genome shotgun sequence, a single genomic region encodes these proteins:
- the mrpl30 gene encoding 39S ribosomal protein L30, mitochondrial: MAGVCRGLSSLSTKILTQAALSPRPWFVSARSKFYKARIPKELFVERSKEHEKYGGDPDQPHKLHIVTRIKSVMRRPYWEKEMVKDLGLEKAHVPVIHKNTPAVNNRLKFVKHLVRIQPLKTPYGLPAEQDMAETFINSKGELIVRRLLQPVEPKAIES; this comes from the exons ATGGCAGGTGTTTGTCGTGGTTTGAGCTCCTTGTCAACAAAG atcCTGACACAAGCTGCACTTTCACCCCGCCCATGGTTTGTGTCTGCACGCAGCAAGTTTTACAAAGCAAGGATCCCAAAAGAG CTCTTTGTAGAGAGATCAAAAGAACATGAGAAATATGGAGGAGATCCAGACCAACCTCATAAACTGCACATAGTGACTCGAATCAAAAGTGTGATGCGGAGACCGTACTGGGAGAAAGAGATGGTGAAAGATCTGGGGCTTGAAAAG GCACACGTCCCTGTGATACACAAAAATACTCCTGCAGTTAACAACCGACTGAAATTTGTAAAGCACCTGGTGAG AATCCAGCCGCTGAAGACGCCCTATGGACTCCCTGCTGAACAGGACATGGCCGAGACTTTCATTAACAGCAAGGGAGAGCTGATTGTCCGTCGCCTCCTCCAACCTGTAGAACCCAAGGCCATTGAATCCTAG